One genomic window of Candidatus Glassbacteria bacterium includes the following:
- a CDS encoding DUF386 domain-containing protein, which translates to MITAQLSTHHRYESLVPGLAQAFAWLNEIKDNPPGPGRYEIDGERVFAIVSVYTTAPRVEKILEGHYNYLDVQYLASGGPEAIYYTPAEMASTLEEYDPEKDFITYEPDAADSMLVLHQGDFAVFFPEDAHMPGAAFDQPAAVTKIVVKVRLPEARG; encoded by the coding sequence ATGATCACTGCCCAGCTTTCGACCCACCACCGCTACGAATCCCTTGTCCCCGGCCTGGCCCAGGCGTTCGCCTGGCTGAACGAGATCAAGGACAACCCGCCCGGGCCGGGCCGCTACGAGATCGACGGCGAGCGAGTGTTCGCCATCGTCTCTGTCTACACCACCGCCCCGCGCGTGGAGAAAATCCTCGAGGGCCACTACAACTACCTCGATGTCCAGTACCTTGCCAGCGGAGGCCCCGAGGCGATATATTACACGCCCGCGGAGATGGCCTCGACCCTGGAGGAGTACGACCCGGAGAAGGACTTTATCACCTACGAGCCGGACGCCGCCGACAGCATGCTGGTGCTGCACCAGGGCGATTTCGCGGTTTTCTTCCCCGAGGACGCCCACATGCCCGGCGCCGCGTTCGACCAGCCCGCCGCGGTGACCAAGATCGTGGTCAAGGTGCGGCTGCCGGAAGCGCGGGGCTGA
- a CDS encoding methionyl-tRNA formyltransferase: MRVIFWGSPQFAAGPLEEICKSSHEVAGVVCQPDRPSGRGRKLNPPPVKRAAERLGLAVLQPERPRGGQFLSDLRSLAPDISVVVAYGHILRPEIFTLPPYGSINLHASLLPAWRGAAPIQRALAAGDTASGLTVIRMDEGMDSGEVLAVKRMAIGQSETSGELAARMSAAGGPLLVETLDRIERGEVRPVPQDHSLATFAPKIDREEARVDWSRPAREIANSVRAFDPAPGAWTTRDSEPLKLFRPRLADCTGEPGAVAQAPGGGLLVCCGQGALEFAEVQAQGKRRMPAADYLRGAPVAEGEKLE; encoded by the coding sequence ATGAGGGTAATTTTCTGGGGTAGCCCGCAGTTTGCAGCCGGGCCGCTCGAAGAGATCTGCAAATCATCCCACGAGGTCGCCGGAGTTGTCTGCCAACCCGACCGTCCCAGCGGCCGGGGCCGTAAGCTCAATCCGCCTCCGGTCAAACGAGCCGCCGAACGTCTGGGCCTGGCTGTCCTTCAGCCCGAGCGCCCTCGCGGCGGCCAATTCCTGAGCGACCTCCGCTCGTTAGCTCCCGATATCTCAGTGGTCGTGGCCTACGGCCATATCCTCAGGCCGGAAATTTTTACCCTGCCACCCTATGGCTCTATCAACCTCCATGCATCACTGCTGCCCGCCTGGCGCGGAGCCGCGCCGATCCAGCGCGCCCTCGCCGCGGGTGATACCGCAAGCGGTCTGACCGTGATCCGGATGGACGAGGGGATGGACAGCGGCGAAGTTCTCGCCGTAAAGCGGATGGCAATCGGTCAATCCGAAACGTCCGGGGAACTGGCCGCACGGATGAGCGCCGCGGGCGGCCCGCTACTGGTCGAGACCCTGGACCGGATCGAGCGGGGCGAAGTCAGGCCCGTGCCGCAGGACCACAGCCTGGCCACATTCGCGCCCAAGATCGACCGCGAGGAGGCCCGGGTGGACTGGAGCCGTCCGGCGCGCGAAATCGCCAACTCGGTCCGCGCGTTCGACCCCGCGCCGGGGGCCTGGACAACCCGCGATAGCGAGCCGCTGAAATTATTCAGGCCCCGGCTTGCCGATTGCACAGGTGAGCCGGGGGCCGTGGCGCAGGCGCCCGGCGGCGGCCTGCTTGTCTGCTGCGGACAGGGCGCGCTGGAGTTTGCCGAGGTCCAGGCCCAGGGCAAGCGCCGGATGCCCGCCGCGGATTATTTGAGAGGCGCACCGGTTGCCGAAGGTGAGAAGCTGGAGTAG
- the queA gene encoding tRNA preQ1(34) S-adenosylmethionine ribosyltransferase-isomerase QueA, translating into MRTSDFDYQLPAELIAQHPASRRDGSRLLVVHRETGELEHRGFSDLPGYLAPGGLLALNNTKVFPARFTGALEGGAEFEVLLVRPLEAELWVALVRPGRRMKTGRWVEFGGGELLMTVEDFGEEKGERIVRLEAPRGGDINELIERWGRVPLPPYIERTDTAEDRERYQTVYASSRGAVAAPTAGLHFTAALLDKLTARGTELVELTLHVGPGTFRPVSVEDVAKHRMGREWYRIEPDVWEKIVRARKAGSKLTAVGTTSVRTLESCADRGGLEGFTELFITPGFEFRVVDRLLTNFHLPRSTLLMLVSAFAGRDLILEAYREAVEREYRFYSYGDAMLIL; encoded by the coding sequence CTGCGTACCAGCGATTTCGACTATCAACTTCCCGCGGAGCTGATCGCCCAGCATCCGGCCTCCCGCCGTGACGGCAGCCGTCTGCTGGTGGTCCACCGCGAAACCGGAGAACTGGAGCACCGCGGGTTTTCCGACCTGCCCGGCTATCTCGCTCCCGGCGGCCTGCTGGCTCTGAACAACACCAAAGTGTTCCCAGCGCGCTTTACCGGCGCCCTGGAAGGCGGGGCGGAGTTCGAGGTGCTGCTGGTCCGTCCCCTGGAGGCTGAGCTCTGGGTGGCGCTGGTGAGGCCGGGCAGACGGATGAAAACCGGACGCTGGGTGGAGTTCGGCGGCGGGGAACTGCTGATGACGGTCGAGGATTTCGGCGAGGAGAAAGGCGAGCGGATCGTGCGGCTGGAAGCTCCCCGCGGAGGCGATATCAACGAGCTGATCGAGCGCTGGGGCCGGGTCCCGCTGCCGCCGTATATCGAGCGCACCGACACTGCCGAGGACCGCGAGCGCTACCAGACTGTCTATGCCAGCAGTCGCGGCGCGGTGGCCGCGCCAACGGCCGGGCTGCATTTTACCGCCGCTCTGCTGGACAAACTGACGGCGCGGGGTACAGAGCTGGTGGAGCTTACTCTTCACGTCGGCCCCGGCACGTTCCGTCCGGTGAGCGTGGAAGATGTCGCAAAACACCGGATGGGCCGCGAGTGGTACAGAATCGAGCCGGACGTGTGGGAGAAGATAGTCCGGGCGAGAAAAGCGGGTAGCAAGCTGACCGCCGTCGGAACCACCAGTGTGCGCACCCTGGAAAGCTGTGCGGACCGCGGCGGTCTCGAGGGTTTCACGGAACTGTTTATCACGCCGGGATTCGAGTTCCGCGTGGTGGACCGCCTGCTGACCAATTTCCATCTGCCGCGCTCCACCCTGCTGATGCTGGTTTCGGCGTTCGCCGGCAGGGACTTGATTCTGGAGGCCTACCGCGAGGCGGTGGAGCGTGAATACCGGTTTTACAGCTATGGCGATGCGATGTTGATCTTGTAG
- a CDS encoding ACT domain-containing protein: MKQLLMAKREIGREQMQGTDPRDLNPRELDQENSGKEISFVTVMGRDQQGIVARVSSLLFEHRINIEDIAQKVMRGNFVMIMMVDFKDSPSDLEDVKAAMEKLAKEMGLIVQIQHEALFKTMHRV; encoded by the coding sequence ATGAAACAACTTCTAATGGCTAAACGGGAAATCGGGAGGGAGCAGATGCAGGGAACCGATCCGCGCGACCTGAACCCGCGCGAACTCGACCAGGAGAATTCCGGCAAGGAAATCTCGTTTGTCACCGTCATGGGCCGCGACCAGCAGGGCATTGTCGCCCGGGTCAGCAGCCTGCTGTTCGAGCACAGGATCAATATCGAGGATATCGCCCAGAAAGTGATGCGGGGCAATTTCGTGATGATCATGATGGTCGATTTCAAGGACAGCCCCAGTGATCTGGAGGACGTAAAAGCCGCAATGGAAAAGTTGGCGAAAGAAATGGGTTTGATCGTGCAGATCCAGCACGAGGCCCTGTTCAAGACCATGCACAGAGTGTGA
- a CDS encoding PFL family protein: MTINVQEVFETVRMTLYQHFDIRTTTLGINLKDCIHSDFQRFRDNVYRRINGKACELVEQAKALESLFGVPIINKRISVTPISLIMETHTEAGKFLQMARTLDSAAGDAGIDFIGGFGALVQKGMTRSDAALIESLPEVLSNTGRVCSFLNLGSTVAGLNLDAILALGPILKRTAEASERGIGCAKFVAFVNAPEDNPFMAGAFHGVGEPDFSVNIGVSGPGVVRDVVAANPDCDLTELGEIIKRTAFKITRAGELIGRELARRLEVPFGIMDVSLASTTASGDSVASVLEAMGIERVGAHGSTLALALLMDSVKKGGAMASASVGGLSGTFIPVSEDERMIAAVQEGALSLDKLEALTAVCSVGMDMFGVPGDTSAEKVSAIIADELSIGIINHKTTAVRIIIAPGAEPGDLVDYGGLLGRVPIMAVNKFGSVNFIRRGGRMPAPVTGMKN, from the coding sequence ATGACGATCAACGTCCAGGAAGTATTCGAGACAGTGCGGATGACGCTCTACCAGCATTTCGACATCCGCACCACCACGCTGGGAATCAACCTCAAGGATTGTATCCACAGCGATTTCCAGCGGTTCCGCGACAATGTCTACCGCCGGATCAACGGCAAGGCCTGCGAACTGGTGGAACAGGCGAAGGCGCTGGAATCCCTGTTCGGCGTACCGATAATCAACAAGCGCATCTCGGTCACTCCGATCAGCCTGATCATGGAGACCCACACGGAAGCCGGGAAGTTCCTGCAGATGGCCCGGACGCTCGACAGCGCGGCCGGGGATGCCGGGATCGATTTTATCGGCGGCTTCGGTGCGCTGGTCCAGAAGGGAATGACCCGCAGCGACGCCGCCCTGATCGAATCGCTTCCCGAGGTGCTGAGCAATACCGGCCGGGTCTGCTCGTTCCTGAACCTGGGCAGCACGGTGGCCGGACTCAACCTCGATGCGATACTCGCGCTGGGCCCGATCCTCAAGCGCACGGCCGAAGCCAGCGAGCGCGGGATCGGCTGCGCCAAGTTTGTCGCCTTTGTCAACGCGCCGGAGGACAACCCGTTCATGGCCGGTGCGTTCCACGGTGTGGGCGAGCCGGATTTCTCGGTCAATATCGGTGTCAGCGGACCCGGGGTCGTGCGCGATGTAGTCGCGGCCAACCCCGATTGCGACCTCACCGAGCTGGGCGAGATAATCAAGCGCACAGCCTTCAAGATCACCCGCGCCGGCGAGCTGATCGGCCGCGAGTTGGCCCGCCGGCTGGAGGTCCCGTTCGGCATCATGGATGTCTCGCTGGCCTCCACCACGGCCTCCGGCGACTCGGTGGCCAGCGTGCTGGAGGCGATGGGTATCGAGCGGGTGGGGGCGCACGGCTCAACCCTGGCCCTGGCGCTGCTGATGGATTCGGTGAAGAAGGGCGGAGCGATGGCCAGCGCGAGCGTGGGCGGCCTGTCGGGCACGTTCATTCCGGTCAGCGAGGACGAGCGGATGATCGCCGCGGTGCAGGAGGGTGCGCTCAGCCTGGACAAGCTGGAGGCGTTGACCGCGGTCTGCAGCGTGGGGATGGACATGTTCGGTGTGCCGGGCGACACATCGGCCGAGAAGGTGAGCGCGATTATCGCCGACGAGCTTTCGATCGGTATAATCAACCACAAAACCACCGCGGTGAGGATCATTATCGCCCCCGGCGCCGAGCCCGGCGACCTGGTCGATTACGGCGGCCTGCTGGGCCGGGTGCCGATCATGGCGGTCAACAAGTTCGGCTCGGTTAATTTCATCCGGCGCGGCGGCAGGATGCCCGCTCCGGTTACCGGGATGAAGAACTGA
- the yajC gene encoding preprotein translocase subunit YajC, with protein sequence MGTDVLYAMGRGGGGQGAPAAGFDGTFFFMIIATFAIIYFLIMRPQKQQQKQHKQMLQELQRGDEVVTAGGIYGKVIDIEENTIDLKVAEGTKIKIERSRVGRVITKGS encoded by the coding sequence ATGGGTACGGATGTTCTCTATGCAATGGGTCGCGGCGGCGGGGGTCAGGGCGCCCCGGCGGCCGGTTTCGACGGTACGTTCTTTTTCATGATTATCGCCACGTTCGCGATTATCTACTTCCTGATCATGAGGCCGCAGAAGCAGCAGCAGAAACAGCACAAGCAGATGCTCCAAGAGCTGCAGAGGGGCGACGAGGTAGTGACCGCCGGCGGAATCTACGGTAAGGTTATCGATATCGAGGAGAACACGATAGACCTCAAGGTGGCCGAGGGGACCAAAATCAAGATCGAGCGGTCCCGGGTCGGCAGGGTAATAACCAAAGGAAGCTGA
- a CDS encoding carbohydrate binding family 9 domain-containing protein: MKPRILKFLLALLVAAPWNLAAQVANQSAAAADSVDLRRHPSLQDALKTAWAVKVSNPPILDGYPEDSCWTLALPIDDFIQRRPDEGEPPTEETVVRIVYDDESIYFLFICYDSEPDLIRARLTPRDYIQSSDNVRVYLDSYFDRRTAFQFSVNAENVQADALWSEETRRDENWNAVWFSQVRKLSYGWVAEIEIPFSVLRFGGGKPFQTWGLNLTRYIERKKEYNQWRLIPESERGFFVSRFGMLGGLENLDTPTRLEFLPYAVGQLQDNEVLSGDFTRNFGLDIKYGINSGVTLDLAVNPEFGTVETDEEQLNLSPFPTYYPEKRPFFIEFQDVFRTDIRLVHTRRIGRPLNNVINPASTILTGARIVGKTRSGLRYGLIEALVDEEKYYFVDTDGDGSFDSGEERAYHGMDEVPGLERDRVREKYLDPRTNFLVGRLSKEYDDGSSLGLIGTSVIRDDSHPDFDWSRYAFTGGLDWDLRFNHTWQLSGQVAGSAVEDAERSSSKGYGLELKLRKFNGEHLTYGVNYDNYSDRFDVNDLGWVYGNDYGTHRVRGDIRFRDRPHASGVRSYNINLELNRNWTDSYLDQLVGKTFGNRYDMDLGSYTGGNLSSAWGSMNARVQFMNYWNLFAGTWRAIENSEDAFRAADDHDFIFRYPKGHGYWAGIANDYSSPFNVSLNNNFSTYRDGDRWTGSIRFRLRPRPNLELNFEPRLQRNTGFSDFSEPVETDGFETPAKILALRDTRFESYVFRTSYTMNNRLDFRLFAQYTDFSSNRHTPLEPGQWVLNSPQNLRSTLGIHFVTRFEFRPGSFFYLVYKESRFDDHETEGFSRPDRQIIGKFTYWLSKS, encoded by the coding sequence GTGAAACCTCGTATCCTGAAATTTCTGCTGGCGCTGCTTGTCGCCGCCCCGTGGAACCTTGCCGCCCAGGTGGCGAACCAGTCCGCGGCCGCCGCGGATTCTGTCGATCTGCGCCGGCATCCCTCGCTGCAGGATGCGCTTAAAACCGCCTGGGCGGTGAAAGTCTCGAATCCGCCGATACTCGACGGCTACCCCGAGGACTCCTGCTGGACCCTCGCGCTGCCGATCGACGATTTCATCCAGCGCCGTCCCGACGAGGGCGAGCCGCCCACCGAGGAAACGGTGGTGCGGATTGTCTACGACGACGAGTCGATCTATTTCCTGTTCATCTGCTACGACAGCGAACCGGACCTGATCCGCGCCCGGCTCACTCCGCGCGACTATATCCAGAGCTCCGACAACGTCCGCGTCTATCTCGATTCCTATTTCGACCGCCGCACCGCCTTCCAGTTCTCGGTCAACGCCGAGAATGTCCAGGCGGACGCGCTCTGGAGCGAGGAAACACGTCGCGACGAGAACTGGAACGCGGTCTGGTTCAGCCAAGTGCGCAAGCTGAGTTACGGCTGGGTCGCCGAGATCGAGATCCCCTTCAGCGTGCTGCGCTTCGGCGGCGGCAAACCGTTCCAGACCTGGGGCCTGAACCTTACCCGCTATATCGAGCGCAAGAAAGAGTATAACCAGTGGCGGCTGATTCCCGAGAGCGAGCGGGGTTTCTTCGTCAGCCGGTTCGGGATGCTGGGAGGGCTGGAAAACCTGGACACTCCCACCCGGCTGGAGTTCCTGCCCTATGCGGTCGGTCAGCTTCAGGACAACGAGGTGCTTTCCGGCGACTTCACCCGTAATTTCGGCCTGGATATCAAGTACGGGATCAACTCCGGGGTCACGCTCGACCTGGCGGTCAACCCTGAGTTCGGCACGGTGGAAACCGATGAGGAGCAGCTGAACCTGTCCCCGTTCCCCACCTACTACCCCGAGAAGCGCCCGTTTTTTATCGAGTTTCAGGATGTGTTCCGCACCGATATCCGTCTGGTGCATACCCGCCGGATCGGCAGGCCGCTGAACAACGTGATCAACCCCGCCTCCACGATCCTTACCGGCGCGCGGATAGTGGGCAAGACCCGCAGCGGGCTGCGTTACGGCTTGATCGAGGCGCTGGTGGACGAGGAGAAGTACTATTTCGTCGATACCGACGGCGACGGCAGTTTCGACTCCGGCGAGGAGCGTGCCTACCACGGCATGGATGAGGTGCCGGGACTGGAGCGGGACCGGGTCAGGGAAAAATACCTGGACCCGCGGACCAATTTCCTGGTCGGCAGGCTGTCGAAAGAATATGACGACGGTTCGAGCCTGGGTCTGATCGGGACCAGCGTGATCCGCGATGACAGCCACCCCGATTTCGACTGGAGCCGCTATGCGTTCACCGGCGGCCTGGACTGGGACCTGCGGTTCAACCACACCTGGCAGTTATCCGGACAGGTGGCCGGCAGCGCTGTCGAGGATGCGGAGCGAAGCAGCTCTAAGGGCTACGGCCTGGAACTGAAACTCCGCAAGTTCAACGGCGAACACCTCACCTACGGGGTCAACTACGACAACTATTCCGACAGGTTCGACGTCAACGACCTGGGCTGGGTCTACGGCAACGACTACGGGACACACCGCGTCCGCGGCGACATCCGCTTCCGCGACCGCCCCCACGCCTCGGGGGTCCGCTCATATAACATCAACTTGGAACTGAACCGCAACTGGACCGACAGCTACCTTGACCAACTGGTGGGCAAGACGTTCGGTAACCGCTACGACATGGACCTGGGCAGCTATACGGGCGGAAACCTCAGTTCGGCCTGGGGTTCGATGAACGCGCGTGTGCAGTTCATGAATTACTGGAACTTGTTTGCCGGCACCTGGCGGGCGATAGAAAACAGCGAGGACGCCTTCCGGGCGGCGGATGACCACGATTTTATTTTCCGCTACCCCAAGGGACACGGATACTGGGCGGGAATAGCCAACGATTACAGCAGCCCGTTCAATGTCAGCTTGAACAACAATTTCAGCACCTACCGCGATGGCGACCGCTGGACCGGCAGTATCCGCTTCCGCCTCCGGCCCCGTCCAAACCTGGAATTGAATTTTGAACCGCGATTGCAGAGGAATACCGGATTCTCGGATTTCAGCGAGCCGGTCGAGACCGATGGCTTCGAGACGCCGGCTAAGATTCTGGCCCTGCGTGACACGCGGTTCGAAAGCTACGTTTTCCGCACCAGTTATACGATGAACAACCGGCTGGATTTCCGCTTGTTCGCCCAGTACACCGATTTCTCGTCAAACCGCCACACGCCGCTGGAGCCGGGGCAGTGGGTACTGAATTCTCCGCAGAACCTGCGCAGCACCCTGGGGATCCATTTCGTCACCCGCTTCGAGTTCCGCCCGGGCAGCTTTTTCTACCTGGTGTACAAGGAGAGCCGGTTCGACGATCACGAGACGGAAGGGTTCAGCCGTCCCGACCGCCAGATTATCGGCAAGTTCACCTACTGGCTGAGCAAGAGCTGA
- the def gene encoding peptide deformylase: MAVLQLKYMGDPFLRKKAMEIEPDEIDSVMDKLIGDMIETMYTKDGVGLAAPQVGVGKRLIVYDNVEAGYQLDPQVLINPVIIEEEGSCRGEEGCLSIPEIKEMVERAERIVVRGLDREGGEVEIEATDMVARIIQHEVDHLDGILFVDLLGGVKKKLAVSRWKKVRKELEARQSA; this comes from the coding sequence ATGGCCGTTCTGCAATTGAAATACATGGGCGACCCGTTCCTGCGCAAGAAAGCGATGGAGATCGAGCCGGATGAAATCGACTCGGTGATGGACAAGCTGATCGGGGACATGATCGAGACGATGTACACCAAGGACGGGGTGGGCTTGGCCGCGCCCCAGGTGGGTGTCGGCAAGCGCCTGATTGTCTACGATAATGTCGAGGCCGGCTACCAGCTCGACCCGCAAGTGCTGATCAACCCGGTGATTATCGAGGAGGAGGGTTCCTGCCGCGGCGAGGAAGGCTGCCTCTCGATCCCGGAGATCAAGGAAATGGTCGAGCGCGCCGAGCGGATCGTGGTTCGGGGCCTGGACCGCGAGGGCGGCGAGGTGGAGATCGAGGCCACCGACATGGTTGCCCGGATTATCCAGCATGAGGTTGACCACCTGGACGGTATCCTGTTTGTCGACCTGTTGGGTGGTGTAAAGAAGAAGCTTGCTGTCTCGCGCTGGAAAAAGGTACGCAAGGAGTTGGAGGCGCGGCAGAGCGCATGA
- a CDS encoding 4Fe-4S binding protein, with protein MKVIGKCQAMVSSRRELGLLTFLFGRNWFPLVIQLLFTAVFILLIFGGLGANTTDMKFAGILRNTNLANLVVWSYWWPLVIVSAVIFGRIWCAVCPMELVTSGLSKFGLKRKVPGWMRSGWLITVFYALILVIGIHTFAIHRVPFRMALYLILLFGLAVVFGLLFKKRAFCNHLCPIGPLLGFYGFCSPFEIRVRDRQVCHDCRGKECISSGNYYNFVGRSCTSELYPATLWHNRDCITCSQCFKSCPFDNVGVFARMPFKDIFSGLRLTSSQTFLLYIISGFVVYEILSEWQTTKDILAFIPNQVADKLGVADPHLTGLLTAVVIFLGYPLLWWIVPAFINRFSNPDTGVWEYMKSTAVFFVPVAAGAHLFKSMLKTTSRIPFIEHSIDDPNGIETAKAIAAGTLFLDNSFVSAVQPYLTFCAITLFLISIAVSLAALTRKCHAGEGISVFPAATGVLTYCLIFVITIVWWRF; from the coding sequence TTGAAAGTTATCGGAAAGTGTCAGGCTATGGTTTCTTCGCGTCGTGAACTGGGCCTATTGACTTTTCTTTTCGGCCGCAACTGGTTTCCCCTGGTTATTCAACTGTTGTTTACGGCAGTTTTCATTCTCTTGATATTTGGTGGACTAGGCGCGAACACAACCGACATGAAATTTGCCGGAATTCTTCGCAATACAAATCTCGCCAACCTGGTGGTCTGGTCTTATTGGTGGCCCCTTGTAATAGTCTCTGCGGTCATATTCGGCAGAATCTGGTGCGCGGTCTGCCCGATGGAACTGGTGACTTCGGGGCTGAGTAAATTCGGACTTAAAAGAAAAGTGCCCGGTTGGATGAGAAGCGGATGGTTGATTACCGTATTCTATGCTTTGATCCTTGTAATCGGGATCCATACATTCGCCATCCACAGGGTACCCTTCAGAATGGCTCTTTATCTAATTCTGCTTTTTGGATTGGCTGTCGTTTTCGGTTTGCTTTTTAAAAAAAGAGCGTTCTGTAACCACCTCTGCCCGATAGGTCCGCTGCTTGGATTTTACGGATTCTGCTCACCATTTGAAATAAGAGTCCGCGATCGGCAAGTCTGTCACGATTGCCGTGGAAAAGAATGTATCTCTTCCGGAAATTATTACAACTTTGTGGGACGTTCATGCACCAGTGAACTCTATCCGGCGACTTTATGGCATAACCGTGATTGTATCACTTGCAGTCAGTGTTTCAAATCCTGTCCCTTTGACAACGTTGGTGTTTTTGCCAGGATGCCTTTCAAAGACATCTTTTCCGGCCTCAGATTAACAAGTTCTCAAACTTTTCTTCTGTACATTATTTCAGGGTTCGTGGTCTACGAAATACTCTCGGAATGGCAAACCACCAAGGACATTCTAGCTTTTATCCCAAACCAGGTAGCAGATAAACTGGGCGTTGCAGATCCACACCTGACCGGATTGTTGACGGCGGTTGTTATCTTCCTGGGATATCCACTGTTGTGGTGGATAGTGCCGGCCTTTATAAACCGGTTCAGCAATCCCGATACCGGGGTCTGGGAATATATGAAGAGCACGGCTGTCTTTTTCGTTCCGGTGGCCGCCGGGGCACACCTGTTTAAGTCCATGCTCAAAACAACCAGCAGAATACCATTTATTGAACACAGTATCGATGACCCGAACGGAATTGAAACCGCCAAAGCTATTGCAGCCGGAACACTGTTTCTGGACAATAGTTTCGTAAGTGCAGTCCAGCCATACTTAACGTTTTGCGCGATCACCCTGTTTTTAATCTCGATAGCTGTTTCTCTAGCGGCGCTGACAAGAAAATGCCATGCCGGAGAGGGCATATCTGTTTTTCCCGCCGCAACAGGTGTTCTGACTTACTGCCTTATCTTTGTGATTACCATTGTCTGGTGGCGGTTTTAG
- the tgt gene encoding tRNA guanosine(34) transglycosylase Tgt yields the protein MTGKFFELQATDAAARAGVINTGHGVVRTPVFMPVGTQATVKTLTPADLDGMGVEIVLANTYHLYLRPGHELIRQAGGVQEFMGWRKPVLTDSGGYQVFSLLDLNRISEEGVRFQSHLDGSYHMFTPESVMEAQAALGADIIMAFDECVPYPSEEDYVRLAAERTIRWSERCRDSLDGLPGAKRPSWAQYLFGIVQGGMYHHLRRWSAQRTVELGLPGYAVGGLSVGEPKELMFEMLECSLEHLPEDKPRYMMGVGYPEDLVAAVARGVDMFDCVVPTRLGRNGNAFTSSGRVAVKNSSYAADFGPLDGECNCYACRNFTRAYIRHLINTGEILGIRLTSHHNVHFITALMRQMREAIFDGTFDQWSQLFYNKYDPGSR from the coding sequence GTGACAGGGAAATTTTTCGAACTCCAGGCAACCGACGCTGCGGCGCGGGCCGGGGTGATCAATACCGGCCACGGCGTCGTGCGCACGCCGGTGTTCATGCCGGTGGGCACCCAGGCGACAGTCAAGACGCTCACTCCGGCCGACCTGGACGGGATGGGAGTGGAGATCGTGCTGGCCAACACATACCACCTCTACCTTCGGCCCGGCCACGAACTGATTCGCCAGGCCGGAGGGGTGCAGGAATTCATGGGCTGGCGCAAGCCCGTGCTCACCGACAGCGGCGGTTACCAGGTGTTCAGCCTGCTTGACCTGAACAGGATCAGCGAGGAGGGCGTGCGTTTCCAGAGCCACCTCGACGGCTCCTACCACATGTTTACCCCCGAGAGCGTGATGGAGGCTCAGGCTGCGCTGGGCGCGGATATTATCATGGCGTTCGACGAGTGCGTCCCGTACCCGTCGGAGGAAGACTACGTGCGCCTGGCCGCCGAACGCACGATCCGCTGGAGCGAGCGTTGCCGGGACTCTCTGGACGGGCTGCCCGGCGCTAAACGGCCGTCGTGGGCGCAGTACCTCTTCGGTATTGTCCAGGGCGGAATGTACCATCATCTCCGCCGGTGGTCCGCACAGCGGACGGTGGAACTCGGCCTGCCGGGATACGCCGTGGGAGGCTTGAGCGTGGGCGAGCCTAAGGAGTTGATGTTCGAGATGCTGGAATGCTCCCTGGAGCACCTGCCCGAGGACAAGCCGCGCTATATGATGGGCGTGGGTTACCCCGAGGACCTGGTGGCGGCGGTGGCCAGGGGAGTGGACATGTTCGACTGCGTGGTGCCGACCCGGCTGGGCCGCAACGGGAACGCGTTTACCAGCTCGGGACGGGTGGCGGTGAAGAATTCCTCGTACGCCGCCGATTTCGGTCCCCTGGACGGGGAATGCAACTGCTACGCCTGCCGCAATTTCACCCGGGCCTACATCCGCCATCTGATCAACACCGGCGAGATCCTGGGAATCAGGCTCACCAGCCACCACAACGTGCATTTTATCACCGCTCTTATGCGGCAGATGCGGGAAGCGATTTTCGACGGTACATTTGACCAATGGTCGCAACTGTTTTATAATAAGTACGATCCCGGCAGCCGGTAG